A part of Maridesulfovibrio hydrothermalis AM13 = DSM 14728 genomic DNA contains:
- a CDS encoding L-threonylcarbamoyladenylate synthase, protein MSEQEAVNIIKTGGVLVYPTETLFAIGADASDERAANRVARIKGRPVSKPLPLIIGSMEQLDLVTDFISSEILKLAKSFWPGPLSILIKARGELPSAVKDSRGYTSVRWTDHPLACALCIKSRTALIATSANMSGKQAVAKVEDLDNELTVMAEGVFDGCPGPKGGSPSTVVEPLCGGKVRVLRDGVISRKTLIRAGFAVVR, encoded by the coding sequence ATGAGTGAACAGGAAGCTGTAAATATAATAAAGACTGGAGGGGTACTTGTTTACCCTACCGAAACCCTTTTTGCCATTGGGGCTGATGCCAGTGACGAAAGGGCGGCAAATCGTGTTGCCCGTATCAAGGGGCGTCCGGTTTCCAAGCCATTACCGCTTATTATCGGCAGTATGGAGCAGCTTGATCTTGTCACTGATTTTATTTCTTCTGAAATTTTGAAACTTGCAAAGAGTTTCTGGCCCGGACCTCTATCAATTCTGATCAAAGCCCGCGGGGAACTGCCTTCTGCTGTAAAGGATTCCAGAGGATACACTTCTGTGCGCTGGACTGATCATCCTTTAGCCTGTGCATTGTGTATAAAGTCCAGAACGGCGCTTATTGCCACCAGTGCCAATATGAGCGGTAAGCAGGCTGTGGCAAAAGTTGAAGATCTTGATAACGAGTTGACTGTAATGGCTGAGGGTGTTTTTGATGGCTGTCCCGGACCGAAGGGCGGTAGTCCTTCAACCGTAGTAGAGCCGCTTTGCGGCGGGAAAGTCAGGGTTTTGCGCGATGGAGTTATCTCACGCAAGACTTTAATCCGGGCTGGGTTTGCTGTTGTGCGTTAG
- a CDS encoding NUDIX domain-containing protein, whose protein sequence is MVLSKPCPHCGKDVVHYRNPVPTVDIVIYDPVRGVVLIERKNPPLGWALPGGFVDYGETLEHAAVREAKEETGLEVVLTGLVGVYSMPCRDDRQHTISITYSAVTGDPEKLIAGDDAGGAGFFKLDDLPELVFDHTDILKDFSSNVLRLQAHAAIGNSD, encoded by the coding sequence ATGGTTCTCTCAAAACCCTGTCCTCATTGCGGAAAGGATGTAGTCCATTACCGCAATCCTGTTCCTACTGTTGATATAGTTATATATGATCCTGTGCGCGGTGTTGTTTTGATTGAACGGAAAAATCCTCCGCTCGGCTGGGCGCTGCCGGGAGGGTTTGTTGATTACGGGGAAACTCTTGAACATGCAGCAGTGCGTGAAGCTAAAGAGGAAACAGGGCTTGAAGTAGTGCTTACCGGATTGGTCGGGGTTTACTCCATGCCTTGCAGAGATGATAGGCAGCATACTATCAGTATAACATACAGTGCGGTAACCGGTGACCCGGAAAAGCTCATAGCCGGTGATGATGCCGGGGGGGCCGGATTTTTCAAGCTGGACGACCTGCCTGAACTTGTCTTTGATCATACAGACATTTTAAAAGATTTTTCATCAAATGTATTAAGGTTGCAAGCTCATGCCGCTATAGGCAATTCTGATTAA
- the glgA gene encoding glycogen synthase GlgA — translation MHEVLYVTSEMYPFSKTGGLGDVMGALPPAISGKGVNTAVITPFYGRMNLDGHKLRLVYSDLPVGYPWPSTTAEIYQTEYDGVSVYFVARGEYFDRRHYYNTHNGDYFDNCERFIFFCKAVLEWARLLPFAPDVIHSHDWQSALVPPYLYFEREKDAFWAQTKTVSTIHNLAFQGRFSERLFHESGLPPEAWSMHGAEFYGDLNMLKASVAYSDAVTTVSPSYAEEILGPEFGCGLEGFLNSQNHKLEGILNGADYSVWDPSNDKFLPCCYSADKVKGKQECKKSMLRDFYMSDQLEHKPVLGFIGRLRDQKGIDLLIDILPRLMKKEVGVIVLGEGNLSYEAQLLELMEEYPGRFCVQIGYTEDLAHGIQAGSDIFLMPSRYEPCGLTQIYALRFGTPPVATAVGGLRDTITPYPAKDATGFTFARSDADLFYEAVIQAIDVWQDKTEWVKMVKRAMRKEFTWDRSAEEYIKLYRKLGAKI, via the coding sequence GTGCACGAGGTTCTTTACGTAACATCTGAAATGTATCCTTTTTCCAAGACAGGCGGACTCGGTGATGTCATGGGAGCTTTGCCTCCTGCTATTAGTGGCAAAGGGGTTAATACCGCTGTCATAACTCCTTTTTACGGGCGTATGAATTTGGATGGTCATAAATTGCGGCTGGTTTATTCCGATCTGCCGGTCGGATATCCCTGGCCATCCACTACCGCTGAAATATATCAGACTGAGTATGATGGTGTTTCAGTCTATTTTGTCGCTCGTGGTGAATATTTTGACCGCCGCCATTACTACAATACTCACAATGGTGACTATTTTGATAATTGCGAGCGTTTTATATTTTTCTGTAAAGCCGTGCTTGAATGGGCGCGACTGCTTCCTTTTGCACCTGACGTGATTCATTCGCATGACTGGCAGTCGGCACTTGTTCCGCCTTATTTGTATTTCGAGCGTGAGAAGGACGCATTTTGGGCGCAAACCAAGACGGTAAGTACTATTCACAACCTTGCTTTTCAGGGCCGTTTTTCCGAACGTCTTTTTCATGAATCAGGTCTTCCGCCCGAAGCGTGGTCCATGCACGGGGCAGAGTTTTATGGCGACTTGAATATGCTTAAAGCAAGTGTGGCATACAGTGATGCGGTTACGACTGTAAGTCCGTCTTATGCCGAGGAGATTTTAGGGCCTGAATTCGGGTGCGGGCTTGAAGGTTTTTTAAACAGCCAGAATCATAAGCTTGAAGGGATTCTAAACGGTGCTGATTATTCTGTCTGGGATCCGAGTAATGATAAGTTTTTGCCTTGCTGCTATAGTGCGGACAAGGTGAAAGGCAAGCAGGAATGTAAAAAGAGCATGCTGCGTGATTTCTATATGTCTGACCAGCTTGAACATAAGCCGGTTCTGGGGTTCATCGGACGGCTGCGCGACCAGAAGGGGATAGATCTCCTCATTGACATCCTGCCGAGGCTGATGAAGAAAGAAGTAGGAGTCATTGTGCTCGGTGAGGGAAATCTCAGTTATGAAGCACAGTTGCTAGAATTGATGGAAGAATATCCGGGCCGTTTTTGTGTGCAGATTGGCTATACCGAAGATCTTGCCCATGGCATTCAGGCCGGGTCAGATATTTTTCTGATGCCATCACGGTATGAGCCTTGCGGGTTGACCCAGATTTATGCTCTTCGTTTTGGAACACCTCCTGTCGCAACTGCTGTGGGAGGATTGCGCGATACTATTACCCCCTATCCGGCCAAAGATGCCACCGGATTTACCTTTGCCAGATCTGATGCAGATCTTTTTTACGAGGCAGTGATTCAGGCTATTGATGTATGGCAGGATAAAACTGAGTGGGTGAAAATGGTGAAGCGGGCTATGCGCAAGGAATTTACATGGGACCGTTCAGCAGAAGAATATATTAAATTGTACCGGAAGCTCGGCGCAAAAATTTAG
- the glgB gene encoding 1,4-alpha-glucan branching protein GlgB has translation MPETLPVYIAPFDLFLFGKGEHWDLYKILGAHFDVQEEQEGYRFAVWAPNARNIYVAGDFNEWNSRANPLFPVGVSGIWAGFIPGVKPGELYKYQVVQNDGHEVTKTDPFAFRTELRPGNAAVTWGLNNYEWEDEQWMAKRREDGLPLEKPISCYEVHLGSWRREGWDYRTYRQLTEELIPYVKDMGFTHIELMPIAEHPLDESWGYQTTHYYSPTSRHGNPDDLRYFIDRCHQEGLGVILDWVPGHFPKDDWGLGRFDGTALFEHADARKGEHPDWGTYIFNFGRHEVCNFLLANALYWLKEFHIDGLRIDAVASMLYLDYSRREGEWIPNEHGGNENIEAIEMLKNLNTVVHKQFPGAMMIAEESTSWPGVSRPVYTGGLGFTFKWNMGWMNDTLDYMEKSPIHRGYHQNNLTFTMIYAFSENFFLPLSHDEVVHGKGALLSKMPGDMWQQMANLRLLFSYQWAHPGKNLLFMGCEFGQWNEWNCRQELDWTLLGFPSHQGLRNTVIDLNRVMHDNPAMYKRDTDWSGFEWVDFSDYKASTLSFLRKSEGDKPILWVFNFTPVVRRGYCLGCPEGGYWKEIFNSDAEIYGGSNVGNVGKVESRKAGDIGAFPYYLELTLPPLSAIALRPE, from the coding sequence ATGCCTGAAACATTGCCTGTTTATATAGCCCCGTTTGATTTATTTTTGTTCGGAAAAGGTGAGCACTGGGATCTGTATAAGATTTTAGGAGCACATTTTGATGTTCAGGAAGAGCAGGAAGGTTACCGTTTTGCTGTTTGGGCTCCTAATGCCCGCAATATTTATGTTGCCGGTGATTTTAATGAATGGAACAGTCGTGCCAATCCACTTTTTCCTGTAGGTGTATCGGGCATCTGGGCCGGATTTATTCCCGGAGTCAAACCCGGCGAGCTGTACAAGTATCAGGTTGTGCAAAATGACGGGCATGAAGTAACCAAGACTGATCCTTTTGCTTTCAGGACGGAGCTGCGGCCCGGTAATGCTGCCGTTACATGGGGGCTTAATAATTATGAATGGGAGGATGAACAGTGGATGGCTAAGCGTCGTGAAGACGGGCTTCCGCTTGAGAAACCTATTTCCTGCTATGAAGTTCACCTAGGTTCATGGCGCAGAGAAGGGTGGGATTACCGCACTTATCGTCAGTTGACTGAAGAGTTGATACCTTACGTAAAAGATATGGGCTTTACCCATATTGAGCTTATGCCCATTGCCGAGCACCCTCTTGATGAATCGTGGGGTTATCAGACCACTCATTATTATTCTCCGACATCACGTCATGGAAATCCTGATGATCTGCGTTATTTCATCGACAGATGTCATCAGGAAGGACTCGGGGTTATTCTTGACTGGGTTCCGGGTCATTTTCCCAAAGATGACTGGGGACTGGGCCGCTTTGACGGGACCGCTCTTTTCGAGCATGCCGATGCCCGTAAAGGGGAGCATCCTGACTGGGGAACTTACATATTTAATTTCGGGCGGCATGAGGTCTGCAACTTTCTGCTCGCCAATGCTTTATACTGGCTCAAAGAATTTCATATTGACGGCTTACGCATAGATGCAGTCGCATCCATGCTTTATCTTGATTATTCACGCCGCGAAGGCGAGTGGATTCCTAACGAGCATGGAGGTAACGAGAATATCGAAGCCATTGAGATGCTCAAGAATTTGAATACCGTGGTTCACAAGCAGTTTCCCGGAGCTATGATGATTGCCGAGGAATCTACTTCATGGCCCGGTGTTTCGCGCCCTGTTTATACTGGGGGACTGGGGTTCACCTTCAAATGGAATATGGGCTGGATGAACGATACTCTGGATTATATGGAGAAAAGCCCTATTCATCGGGGATATCATCAGAATAATCTGACTTTTACCATGATCTACGCCTTCAGCGAGAATTTTTTTCTGCCGCTCTCCCATGATGAAGTAGTGCATGGCAAGGGTGCGCTTCTCTCCAAAATGCCCGGGGATATGTGGCAGCAGATGGCTAATTTAAGGTTGCTGTTCAGTTATCAGTGGGCGCATCCCGGTAAGAATTTACTTTTTATGGGGTGTGAGTTCGGTCAGTGGAATGAATGGAATTGCCGGCAGGAGCTGGACTGGACTTTGCTGGGATTTCCTTCTCATCAAGGACTGCGCAATACTGTTATCGATCTGAACAGAGTTATGCACGACAATCCTGCTATGTATAAGCGTGACACAGACTGGTCCGGTTTCGAGTGGGTTGATTTCAGCGATTACAAAGCTTCTACGCTCAGTTTTTTGCGTAAGAGCGAAGGAGACAAACCCATACTCTGGGTTTTCAACTTCACTCCTGTAGTACGTAGAGGATATTGTCTTGGGTGTCCTGAAGGCGGCTACTGGAAAGAAATTTTTAATTCCGATGCAGAAATCTACGGAGGGTCCAATGTCGGCAATGTCGGCAAAGTTGAATCTCGCAAGGCCGGTGATATAGGTGCATTTCCATATTATTTGGAACTGACCCTGCCACCGCTGAGTGCCATTGCGTTAAGACCCGAGTAG
- the pdxA gene encoding 4-hydroxythreonine-4-phosphate dehydrogenase PdxA translates to MNKNICVTLGDPNGLGPELICRLFAQRKAERAFLMIGPENGIEYHLEKLGMEKFYTVLDDPAKIAGAEAGYYLYCPDVLKDFKLMAGEADPEGGRAAGESLETAMLLLNDKIVSGLVTCPLNKAMLQLAGFDFPGHTEFLANRSGVGRENVCMHLGGPKLKVSLVTTHPRFVDIPKLITKERILRCIDLTDKLVKSLGLEMPVAICGLNPHAGESGRIGSEEIEIIEPAIMEARELGYNVEGPFPGDTIFHFAAGGSYSAVLAMYHDQGLAPLKLLHFSEAVNITLGLPFPRTSPDHGTGYDITGTGKACLDSFEAAVNTAEMMIDT, encoded by the coding sequence ATGAACAAAAATATATGCGTGACTCTTGGTGATCCTAACGGGCTTGGGCCGGAACTTATTTGCCGGCTGTTTGCACAGCGTAAAGCGGAAAGGGCTTTCCTGATGATTGGTCCGGAGAATGGGATTGAGTATCACTTGGAAAAGCTTGGGATGGAAAAATTTTATACTGTGCTGGATGATCCTGCAAAGATTGCCGGAGCGGAAGCGGGGTATTACCTTTATTGTCCGGACGTGCTGAAAGATTTTAAACTGATGGCTGGTGAGGCTGATCCCGAAGGTGGGCGTGCTGCCGGTGAATCACTTGAAACAGCAATGCTGTTGCTTAATGACAAAATTGTCTCCGGACTTGTAACCTGCCCGCTGAATAAGGCTATGCTGCAACTTGCCGGCTTTGACTTTCCCGGTCATACAGAATTTCTGGCAAACAGGTCAGGGGTCGGGCGTGAAAATGTCTGCATGCATCTCGGCGGACCGAAGCTTAAAGTAAGTCTTGTAACTACCCATCCACGATTTGTAGATATTCCGAAGCTGATCACTAAAGAGCGTATTCTCAGATGCATCGACCTGACCGATAAACTTGTTAAATCGCTTGGCCTTGAAATGCCTGTCGCGATTTGCGGACTTAACCCGCATGCAGGAGAATCTGGGCGGATCGGGAGCGAAGAAATAGAAATTATCGAGCCGGCGATTATGGAAGCCAGAGAGCTGGGCTATAATGTTGAAGGTCCATTCCCCGGTGATACCATTTTTCATTTTGCCGCAGGCGGCAGTTACAGCGCAGTTCTGGCTATGTATCACGATCAGGGGTTAGCTCCGCTAAAGCTTTTGCATTTCAGCGAAGCTGTGAATATCACTCTCGGCTTGCCATTTCCCAGAACATCACCCGACCACGGTACAGGCTACGACATAACAGGAACAGGAAAAGCCTGCCTGGACAGCTTTGAAGCAGCGGTTAACACTGCTGAAATGATGATAGATACGTAG
- a CDS encoding D-glycero-alpha-D-manno-heptose-1,7-bisphosphate 7-phosphatase, with the protein MKYILLDRDGTIIADKHYLSDPAGVELLANAEAGLKKMQQAGYGLIVVTNQSGIGRGYYAESDMRAVNRKMEKLLAPSGIKFEAIYHCPHAPDQDCNCRKPLTGMLDEAIAQFGLNPADCYVIGDKLCDIELGLAKAVPSILVRTGKGQKAEPECKGKATYIADDLLDAAEYICSH; encoded by the coding sequence ATGAAATATATTTTATTAGATCGAGACGGGACTATTATTGCTGATAAGCACTACCTCAGCGATCCTGCCGGCGTAGAGCTTTTAGCTAACGCGGAAGCAGGACTTAAAAAAATGCAGCAGGCCGGATACGGACTGATCGTTGTTACCAACCAGTCCGGCATCGGGCGCGGCTACTATGCAGAATCAGACATGCGAGCGGTTAACAGAAAAATGGAAAAATTACTTGCACCAAGCGGTATCAAGTTTGAAGCAATTTACCATTGCCCGCATGCTCCTGATCAGGATTGTAATTGCCGCAAACCACTCACCGGTATGCTTGATGAAGCTATTGCACAGTTTGGGCTTAACCCGGCAGATTGCTACGTAATTGGTGATAAGCTTTGTGACATTGAACTGGGCCTCGCAAAAGCAGTACCCTCAATTCTGGTCCGTACAGGCAAGGGACAAAAAGCGGAGCCGGAGTGCAAAGGCAAAGCCACCTACATTGCCGATGATCTGCTTGATGCCGCTGAATACATCTGTTCACATTAG
- a CDS encoding tetratricopeptide repeat protein yields MSGELTNARKKLASVSSLLKQQKAMSAVQSVYDAILTMLKGSLMKAEKTEFRELLDSTVHVLNSDKKLREDYPLIINYTHGEEKALLEVMREILQELQKNVSAGAQELLKAMEKRKASELEKGQALIEANKISEAQKLFNNLIKEFKDDTELRADIADKFIKSGLYDDALGYLEEALKNDPNAIFLYNRIGIVLRKMKDFEAAEKYYLKALKINNKDEYLYFNTGRLYYDWKKWDRMAKAAKKAVSINPNFAEAEKMLKFAMKKMG; encoded by the coding sequence ATGTCCGGTGAACTTACCAATGCCAGAAAAAAGCTGGCATCTGTTTCTTCCCTGCTTAAGCAGCAAAAAGCAATGTCAGCAGTACAGTCAGTGTATGATGCCATTCTTACAATGCTTAAAGGGTCACTGATGAAAGCTGAGAAGACGGAGTTTCGAGAGCTTCTCGACAGCACCGTTCACGTTCTGAACAGTGATAAAAAGCTGAGAGAAGACTATCCGCTTATCATCAACTATACCCACGGTGAAGAAAAGGCTTTACTGGAAGTAATGCGGGAAATCCTGCAGGAACTGCAAAAAAACGTCAGTGCCGGTGCTCAAGAACTCCTGAAAGCAATGGAGAAAAGAAAAGCGAGCGAGCTTGAAAAAGGGCAAGCCCTTATCGAAGCCAATAAAATCTCCGAAGCTCAAAAATTATTCAATAACCTAATCAAAGAATTCAAGGATGACACTGAACTCAGAGCGGATATAGCCGACAAGTTCATCAAATCAGGACTCTACGACGATGCTCTTGGATATCTCGAAGAAGCACTTAAGAACGATCCCAATGCAATATTTCTCTATAACCGTATAGGAATTGTTCTACGCAAAATGAAAGACTTTGAGGCTGCTGAAAAATACTACCTCAAGGCCCTTAAAATAAATAATAAAGATGAGTATCTCTACTTCAACACAGGTAGACTCTACTACGACTGGAAAAAATGGGACAGAATGGCCAAGGCCGCTAAAAAAGCAGTCTCAATCAATCCCAATTTCGCCGAAGCAGAAAAAATGCTCAAATTCGCTATGAAAAAAATGGGCTGA
- the carA gene encoding glutamine-hydrolyzing carbamoyl-phosphate synthase small subunit: MKAILALEDGTWFEGTSFTGPGESGGEAIFNTGMTGYQEVLTDPSYTGQMVCMTYPLIGNYGITEEDIESAKIHVAAFIVKECCKHPSNWRSVMSLPEYLKKAGIMGIEGIDTRALTRHLRINGAMRGIISTKELDPAKLTQKAKQLPTMEGRNLADKVSSDTCYAWTDNKPVPVDVSNGYEWSGKGPRLVLVDYGVKWNILRLLDAEGFEVLSVPSSYSEEQIRALSPDAIFLSNGPGDPAVLDLAVKNAKAFCEDMPVAGICLGHQILGLALGGKAFKLKFGHHGCNHPVMDMESDKIEISSQNHGFCVDISECSDLKITHKNLNDDTLEGFAHKSKPVIAIQFHPEAAPGPRDSCYFFARFRNLVKEATGK, from the coding sequence ATGAAAGCCATTCTGGCACTTGAAGACGGTACATGGTTCGAAGGCACATCCTTCACCGGTCCCGGCGAATCAGGCGGAGAAGCCATCTTCAACACCGGCATGACCGGATATCAGGAAGTCCTTACCGACCCCTCATACACCGGACAGATGGTCTGTATGACCTACCCGCTGATCGGAAACTACGGGATAACGGAAGAAGACATCGAATCCGCAAAAATTCACGTTGCTGCGTTCATTGTCAAAGAATGCTGCAAGCACCCTTCTAACTGGCGGTCTGTCATGTCCCTGCCTGAATATCTGAAAAAAGCAGGTATTATGGGCATTGAAGGCATTGATACCCGCGCGCTGACCCGTCATCTGCGCATTAACGGAGCCATGCGCGGCATTATATCCACCAAAGAGCTTGATCCTGCAAAGCTGACTCAGAAAGCCAAGCAGCTGCCCACTATGGAAGGCCGGAATCTGGCCGACAAAGTTAGCTCGGATACCTGCTATGCATGGACTGATAACAAGCCGGTGCCTGTAGATGTTTCAAACGGATATGAGTGGTCAGGCAAAGGCCCCCGCCTTGTTCTTGTCGACTACGGCGTAAAATGGAACATCCTGCGCCTGCTTGATGCTGAAGGTTTTGAGGTGCTTTCCGTACCTTCAAGTTACTCAGAAGAGCAAATCCGTGCGCTCAGCCCTGATGCAATATTCCTTTCCAACGGCCCCGGTGACCCTGCAGTGCTTGACCTTGCCGTTAAAAACGCTAAAGCGTTCTGCGAAGATATGCCGGTAGCCGGGATTTGCCTCGGTCATCAGATTCTGGGACTCGCTCTCGGCGGCAAAGCATTCAAGTTGAAATTCGGTCATCACGGATGCAACCATCCGGTAATGGACATGGAAAGTGATAAAATCGAAATTTCCTCACAGAATCATGGATTTTGCGTTGACATTTCTGAGTGTTCCGATCTTAAAATAACACACAAGAACCTTAACGATGATACGCTGGAAGGATTTGCACATAAATCAAAACCTGTTATAGCAATCCAATTCCATCCGGAAGCAGCACCCGGTCCTCGTGACAGCTGTTATTTCTTCGCCAGATTCCGCAATCTGGTCAAAGAGGCAACCGGAAAATAA
- the kdsB gene encoding 3-deoxy-manno-octulosonate cytidylyltransferase has translation MSIVYGCYGIIPARYDSSRFPGKPLADICGKPMFWHVWNRASKCPEMDKVVLATDSSIIMEAAEKHGVPAVMTADTHTSGTDRVLEAARKLGLPSDSVVVNIQGDEPCLAPEMLSELISPFADGNVRVTTLASPISAAEAVSPDRVKVALAKDSRALYFSRSPIPFSHQGDGDYLLHIGLYGFRMEALETFAGLPVSPLEKRERLEQLRLLENQISIHVTITEHSCHGVDRPEDLDTAIKILEREKI, from the coding sequence ATGAGCATTGTTTACGGTTGTTACGGAATTATTCCGGCCCGCTATGATTCCAGCCGCTTTCCCGGAAAGCCGCTGGCTGATATCTGCGGAAAACCCATGTTCTGGCATGTCTGGAACAGAGCCAGCAAATGCCCGGAAATGGACAAAGTCGTTCTTGCAACCGACAGCTCCATCATCATGGAGGCAGCTGAGAAACACGGAGTGCCCGCGGTCATGACTGCCGACACGCACACCAGCGGAACGGACAGAGTCCTTGAAGCAGCTAGAAAGCTCGGACTTCCTTCTGACTCAGTTGTCGTGAATATTCAGGGTGATGAGCCATGTCTGGCCCCGGAAATGCTCTCTGAGCTGATCAGTCCTTTTGCAGATGGAAACGTAAGAGTCACAACCCTTGCCTCCCCCATAAGTGCAGCTGAGGCCGTCAGCCCTGACAGGGTAAAAGTGGCACTTGCCAAAGACAGCCGGGCACTATATTTTTCCCGTTCACCCATTCCGTTTTCCCATCAGGGAGACGGGGATTACCTATTACATATCGGCCTATACGGTTTCCGCATGGAAGCCCTTGAAACATTTGCCGGCCTGCCGGTTTCACCGCTTGAAAAAAGAGAGCGGCTGGAACAGCTCAGATTGCTGGAAAACCAAATATCCATCCATGTCACCATTACTGAACACTCCTGCCACGGAGTGGATCGTCCTGAAGACCTGGATACAGCCATAAAGATTCTTGAGAGGGAGAAAATATGA
- a CDS encoding 3-deoxy-D-manno-octulosonic acid transferase, with product MSKSLKLRTASFLYNLGWKAAIPFLKKNERLREGFDRRTLKHSLPPQSDVWIQAASAGESKIVTRIMDTISLDMPTKFLLTTNTSQGLSELERTAYRLSPNTRNVSAAATYFPFDSPDLALKALNAVKPRLVVLIETEIWPGFLSACKDLGIKVIIINARMTTKSLAGYMAVPSFFKSIAPEEILAISDDDATRFKTLFEIDKISTMPNVKFDGTGTAAAVPYTANPLSSIFRPKTPFIILGSIRKEEESQVLKLAAGLKKERPKTVIGLFPRHMHRIEAWKKMLDDAGLPWVLRSEIKTNAPFGYVILWDVFGEMLSAFSLARAAFIGGSLAPVGGQNFLEPLSYGITPVIGPYWSNFTWVGKEIFEKKLARQEKDWKSVLKALLDVSKRAFKPEKVKKDFEKYLENMRGGTEAACDAIKRNL from the coding sequence ATGTCAAAATCCCTTAAGCTCAGGACAGCCTCATTTCTTTACAACCTTGGTTGGAAAGCCGCCATTCCCTTTCTTAAAAAAAATGAAAGGTTAAGAGAAGGCTTTGATCGCAGAACCTTGAAGCACAGTCTGCCCCCGCAGTCGGATGTCTGGATTCAGGCCGCTTCAGCCGGTGAATCAAAAATTGTCACCAGAATAATGGATACCATTTCTCTGGATATGCCTACAAAGTTCCTACTGACCACTAACACCTCTCAGGGACTGTCCGAGCTGGAGAGAACAGCCTACAGACTAAGCCCCAACACCAGAAACGTATCCGCTGCTGCAACATATTTTCCTTTTGACAGCCCTGATCTGGCCTTAAAAGCACTAAACGCTGTAAAGCCCAGACTGGTCGTACTGATCGAAACTGAAATCTGGCCCGGTTTCCTGTCTGCCTGCAAAGATCTCGGAATCAAGGTCATCATTATCAACGCAAGAATGACTACAAAAAGCCTTGCCGGATATATGGCTGTGCCCAGCTTCTTCAAGTCCATAGCACCTGAAGAGATTCTTGCTATCTCCGACGATGACGCCACCCGTTTCAAAACACTTTTCGAAATAGATAAAATCAGCACCATGCCTAACGTCAAATTTGACGGAACCGGCACGGCAGCGGCAGTTCCCTATACTGCCAATCCGCTTTCATCTATTTTCAGACCCAAAACCCCGTTCATCATCCTAGGCTCTATACGCAAGGAAGAGGAATCACAGGTTCTGAAACTGGCTGCAGGGCTTAAAAAAGAAAGGCCAAAAACGGTCATCGGCCTCTTTCCCCGTCACATGCACAGAATTGAAGCATGGAAAAAAATGCTCGATGACGCAGGGCTGCCGTGGGTACTGCGCTCTGAAATCAAAACAAACGCGCCTTTCGGATATGTTATTCTATGGGATGTTTTCGGTGAAATGCTTTCCGCTTTTTCACTGGCAAGAGCCGCATTTATAGGAGGCTCACTTGCCCCTGTCGGCGGACAGAACTTTCTGGAGCCGCTATCTTACGGTATTACTCCGGTAATCGGACCTTACTGGTCCAACTTCACCTGGGTCGGAAAAGAAATTTTTGAAAAGAAACTTGCCAGACAGGAAAAGGACTGGAAGAGCGTACTGAAAGCCCTGCTGGATGTCAGCAAACGGGCTTTCAAACCTGAAAAGGTTAAAAAAGATTTTGAGAAATATCTTGAAAACATGCGCGGCGGGACCGAAGCGGCGTGTGATGCAATTAAGAGAAATTTATAA